From Candidatus Zixiibacteriota bacterium:
GGATGCAAGGACAACGAACAGATCAAAGAGGTTCCACCCACTGAAAAGGTACTCCCAGGGTCGTGGCCAGTGTGCTCCGATCCGCATCACGACTTCCGCTACGAACAGCCAGAGGATCACTGTCTCGAGCGGTCCAAGCCACCTCCCCTGGGAGACAACAATGGTGGGATAACTGAGGAGGCCGAGAAGGATGCTGGAAAGGACGATTAGAACTAACCAGAGTCTATCGAATGCTCGCGACGAGACGATGCTCTTGAGAGCACGCATAGAGTTCAAACCTGTCTGCTATCGGTTTTCGTAGGTGTAGTATTTCCGCTTGGTGCCAATTTCAACTTCTCTTTCATCCGTTGTAGCAATTTTCTGGCCCAGGCGAATTCAGCGGCGAGGATCGCAAGGCCGGTCGGAACGACGACGATAGCAGGGCCCGGC
This genomic window contains:
- a CDS encoding PGPGW domain-containing protein, with amino-acid sequence MRTLRQLKRLIVAVVGFTVLAIGLAMIVLPGPAIVVVPTGLAILAAEFAWARKLLQRMKEKLKLAPSGNTTPTKTDSRQV